A single Streptomyces sp. Edi2 DNA region contains:
- a CDS encoding ABC transporter ATP-binding protein, producing MADTAQTSPPPDRTDLPQRSAVRSLLRLWPFIRPVRARMGTAACVAVLASCISLVIPLVLKWLVDGPVAERDPGGVWLGGAFLLLLGLAEALLFGLRRRLVARPLAGVEAAMREALYRHVQRLPVAFHDRWPSGQLLSRGTTDLQLLRMFFTFPLTFLLVNGVTILVGAVILMVQRWSLGLVLLAPLPPLMVLCSVFEAKYGRAARQAQDQVGDLTTVVEESVLGIRIIKGFGRHRSQARSFRKLTHALRTSELRKARLLAWILVFITALPELAIGGALVLGSLQVADGALSAGTLVAFLSTALALRWPVESIGFLLAMSNEAATATDRYFEVMDEPAVEASSTGRETGGVRVGGVRVGGIKGGDVRAADAHAANARAGNAPPTGPPDATARPTDTPASHSPAAPGTGGLVFSGVEFRYPDAPPDAPPLLKDITLHIRPGETMALVGATGSGKTTLTALVPRLYDPTAGRITLDGRDLATLSRDEARALVAVAFEEPTLFSATAAENVLMGSEDAQDSDLRRALAVAQAEGFVDALPEGSATQVGEQGLSLSGGQRQRLALARAVVGRPRFLILDDPLSALDVHTEALVEAALRRALAATTALVVAHRPSTVLLADRVALLSGGRIAAVGTHHQLLRDHPEYAVLMSGEGESAR from the coding sequence ATGGCCGATACCGCGCAGACCTCGCCCCCGCCCGACCGGACCGACTTACCTCAGCGCTCCGCAGTGCGCTCGCTGTTGCGCCTGTGGCCGTTCATCCGCCCGGTGCGGGCGCGCATGGGCACCGCCGCGTGCGTGGCGGTACTCGCCTCGTGCATCAGCCTGGTCATCCCGCTGGTGCTCAAGTGGCTGGTGGACGGGCCGGTGGCCGAGCGCGATCCGGGCGGGGTATGGCTCGGTGGCGCCTTCCTTCTGCTGCTCGGGCTGGCGGAGGCGCTGTTGTTCGGACTGCGGCGCCGGCTGGTGGCGCGTCCGCTGGCCGGGGTCGAGGCGGCGATGCGCGAGGCGCTGTACCGCCATGTGCAGCGGCTGCCGGTCGCCTTCCACGACCGCTGGCCCTCGGGCCAGTTGCTGTCGAGGGGGACCACCGACCTCCAGCTGTTACGGATGTTCTTCACCTTCCCGCTGACGTTCCTGCTCGTCAACGGGGTGACCATCCTGGTGGGCGCGGTGATCCTCATGGTCCAGCGCTGGTCTCTGGGCCTGGTGCTGCTGGCGCCGCTGCCACCGCTGATGGTGCTGTGCTCGGTCTTCGAGGCGAAGTACGGGCGCGCGGCCCGCCAGGCCCAGGACCAGGTCGGCGATCTGACGACGGTGGTCGAGGAGTCGGTGCTCGGCATCCGCATCATCAAGGGCTTCGGACGCCATCGCAGCCAGGCCCGGTCCTTCCGGAAGCTGACGCATGCGCTGCGTACCTCCGAACTCCGCAAGGCCCGGCTGCTGGCCTGGATCCTGGTCTTCATCACCGCACTTCCGGAGCTCGCGATCGGCGGCGCCCTGGTGCTCGGCTCGCTCCAGGTGGCCGACGGCGCGCTGTCCGCGGGCACCCTCGTCGCCTTCCTCTCGACCGCGCTGGCGCTGCGCTGGCCCGTGGAGTCGATCGGCTTCCTGCTGGCCATGAGCAACGAGGCGGCAACGGCCACCGACCGGTACTTCGAGGTCATGGACGAGCCCGCGGTGGAGGCATCGTCGACGGGCAGGGAGACCGGGGGCGTACGGGTCGGGGGCGTACGGGTCGGGGGCATAAAGGGCGGGGACGTACGGGCCGCGGACGCACACGCCGCGAACGCACGGGCCGGGAACGCACCGCCCACGGGCCCGCCGGACGCCACCGCACGGCCCACGGACACCCCGGCCTCGCACTCCCCCGCGGCGCCCGGCACCGGCGGACTGGTCTTCTCCGGCGTCGAGTTCCGCTACCCCGATGCGCCGCCGGACGCCCCGCCCCTCCTCAAGGACATCACCCTGCACATCCGGCCCGGCGAGACGATGGCGCTGGTCGGGGCGACGGGCAGCGGGAAGACCACGCTCACGGCGCTGGTGCCGCGGCTGTACGACCCGACCGCGGGCCGGATCACCCTCGACGGGCGCGATCTGGCGACGCTCAGCCGGGACGAGGCCCGTGCGCTGGTCGCGGTGGCCTTCGAGGAGCCCACCCTCTTCTCGGCGACCGCCGCGGAGAACGTGCTGATGGGCAGCGAGGACGCCCAGGACAGTGACCTCCGGCGGGCGCTGGCGGTGGCGCAGGCCGAGGGATTCGTCGACGCCCTCCCCGAGGGCAGCGCGACCCAGGTCGGTGAGCAGGGACTGAGCCTGTCCGGCGGGCAGCGGCAACGGCTCGCCCTGGCCCGGGCGGTGGTCGGCCGGCCGCGCTTCCTGATCCTCGACGATCCGCTCTCCGCCCTCGACGTGCACACCGAGGCTCTGGTGGAGGCGGCGCTGCGCCGGGCCCTGGCGGCCACCACCGCTCTGGTCGTCGCCCACCGGCCGTCCACGGTCCTGCTCGCCGACCGGGTGGCGCTGCTGTCCGGCGGCCGGATCGCCGCCGTCGGCACCCACCACCAACTGCTCCGGGACCACCCCGAGTACGCCGTCCTGATGTCCGGCGAGGGAGAGAGCGCCCGATGA
- the glgX gene encoding glycogen debranching protein GlgX, translated as MSSAPEQEAVADEPLAPPADIRPGSPTPLGARYRTGPDGIAGTNFALWAGGAEAVELCLFDDAERETRHALTELTHEIWHGFLPGVHPGQRYGYRVHGRWDPWSGARWNPAKLLLDPYARAVDGDFGTRTEPSGAGSALPAQLYGHVRDWPEQQVADTVRDDRDSAPYVPKGVVVGEDTGDEGGVDEWQDDRRPKTPWPDSVLYELHVRGFTMRHPGIPERLRGTYAGLAHPAALEHLVRLGITAVELLPVHQFAHEDHLVRRGLRNYWGYNSLGYFAPHAGYAATGTRGQQVGEFKRMVRALHDAGIEVILDVVYNHTAEAGELGPTLSLRGIDNRGYYRLAAEARRYTDYTGCGNTLHVVQPHVLRLITDSLRYWVTEMGVDGFRFDLAAALARSMHDVDMLSPFLAVIAQDPVLRRVKLIAEPWDVGSGGYQVGAFPPLWTEWNDRYRDTVRDFWRGAQHDVRDLGYRLSGSSDLYAWGGRRPYASVNFITAHDGFTLRDLVTYEHKRNADNGEGNRDGTGDNRSWNCGAEGESDEEEVRALRRRQLRNLLTTLLLSTGVPMLVAGDEMGRTQHGNNNAYCQDNATSWLDWSLLDDLEWRPLADLAARLIALRRAHPVLRRRAFFSGRPHQQGGLRDLAWFTADGTEMTEQDWYTPGATLGMYLSGNDISQRDARGIRIVDDSFLAVLHAADRPCPFTLPGPPWARAYDLLVDTAQEGRPGAEQPPYPAGSSLTLAGRSVVLFRAVPG; from the coding sequence GTGTCGAGCGCACCCGAGCAGGAGGCGGTGGCGGATGAACCACTCGCCCCACCCGCGGACATCCGCCCCGGCAGCCCCACACCACTGGGCGCCCGCTATCGCACCGGCCCCGACGGCATCGCCGGCACCAACTTCGCCCTGTGGGCGGGCGGCGCCGAGGCCGTGGAACTGTGTCTCTTCGACGACGCGGAGCGCGAGACGCGCCATGCGCTGACCGAGCTCACCCATGAGATCTGGCACGGCTTTCTGCCCGGTGTCCACCCCGGCCAGCGCTACGGCTACCGGGTGCACGGCCGCTGGGACCCCTGGAGCGGCGCCCGCTGGAATCCGGCGAAGCTGCTGCTGGACCCGTATGCCAGGGCCGTGGACGGTGACTTCGGCACCCGTACGGAACCGTCCGGTGCGGGCTCGGCGCTGCCCGCACAGCTCTACGGGCATGTCCGGGACTGGCCGGAGCAGCAGGTCGCCGACACCGTGCGCGACGACCGGGACTCGGCGCCGTACGTCCCCAAGGGCGTCGTGGTCGGCGAGGACACCGGGGACGAGGGCGGCGTCGACGAATGGCAGGACGACCGCCGGCCCAAGACACCCTGGCCGGATTCCGTGCTCTACGAACTGCATGTGCGCGGCTTCACGATGCGCCATCCCGGTATCCCGGAGCGGCTGCGCGGCACCTATGCGGGGCTCGCGCACCCGGCGGCGCTGGAGCACCTGGTCCGGCTCGGCATCACCGCCGTCGAGCTGCTGCCCGTCCACCAGTTCGCACACGAGGACCACCTGGTGCGCCGGGGCCTGCGCAACTACTGGGGCTACAACTCCCTCGGCTACTTCGCGCCCCACGCCGGATATGCCGCCACGGGCACCCGGGGGCAGCAGGTCGGCGAGTTCAAGCGGATGGTGCGGGCGCTGCACGACGCGGGCATCGAGGTGATCCTCGACGTCGTCTACAACCACACCGCGGAGGCCGGCGAGCTGGGCCCGACGCTCTCCCTGCGGGGCATCGACAACCGCGGTTACTACCGGCTGGCCGCCGAGGCCCGCCGTTACACCGACTACACCGGCTGCGGCAACACCCTGCACGTCGTCCAGCCCCATGTCCTGCGCCTGATCACCGATTCGCTGCGCTACTGGGTCACCGAGATGGGCGTGGACGGCTTCCGCTTCGATCTGGCGGCCGCGCTGGCCCGCTCCATGCACGATGTCGACATGCTCTCGCCGTTCCTCGCGGTGATCGCCCAGGACCCGGTGCTGCGCCGGGTCAAGCTGATCGCCGAGCCCTGGGACGTGGGCTCCGGCGGCTATCAGGTCGGGGCCTTCCCGCCGTTGTGGACGGAGTGGAACGACCGCTACCGCGACACCGTCCGCGACTTCTGGCGCGGCGCCCAGCACGACGTCCGCGACCTGGGCTACCGGCTCTCCGGATCGAGCGACCTCTACGCCTGGGGCGGCCGCCGTCCCTACGCCTCGGTCAACTTCATCACCGCGCACGACGGCTTCACCCTCCGCGACCTGGTCACCTACGAGCACAAACGCAACGCGGACAATGGCGAGGGCAACCGCGACGGCACCGGCGACAACCGCTCCTGGAACTGCGGCGCCGAGGGCGAGAGCGACGAGGAGGAGGTCCGCGCACTGCGCCGCCGCCAGCTGCGCAACCTGCTGACCACCCTGCTGCTGTCGACGGGCGTGCCGATGCTGGTCGCCGGCGACGAGATGGGCCGCACCCAGCACGGCAACAACAACGCCTACTGCCAGGACAACGCGACCAGTTGGCTGGACTGGTCGCTGCTGGACGACCTGGAATGGCGCCCGCTGGCCGATCTCGCCGCCCGTCTCATCGCCCTGCGCCGCGCGCACCCCGTGCTCCGCCGCCGGGCGTTCTTCTCCGGGCGGCCGCATCAGCAGGGCGGGCTGCGCGACCTCGCGTGGTTCACCGCGGACGGTACGGAGATGACCGAACAGGACTGGTACACCCCGGGGGCCACGCTGGGCATGTACCTCTCCGGGAACGACATCTCCCAACGCGACGCCCGGGGCATCCGCATCGTCGACGACAGCTTCCTGGCCGTGCTCCACGCCGCCGACCGGCCCTGCCCATTCACCCTCCCCGGACCGCCCTGGGCCCGCGCCTACGACCTCCTCGTCGACACGGCGCAGGAGGGCCGGCCGGGAGCGGAACAGCCGCCGTACCCGGCGGGCAGCTCGCTGACGCTGGCCGGGCGGTCGGTGGTGCTGTTCCGGGCCGTGCCGGGCTGA
- a CDS encoding Ig-like domain-containing protein has translation MTAHQQNRSGDRAKTRADVRVRGRGRGRVPDRGRASGRAAVRAARRVRVVLAAAAGLASVVALAGCRDAEVFVGGTPRSPGAAISVVPHDGAHGVRADGRFEVRVPEGRLERVEVSRTGGAGRQPVAGRITPDGMTWRPAAGRLQAGAKYSVDAVALDGAGHRSARHTTFTTAVPVRRFTAHFSPQGDATVGTGMIFSLVFNRPVADRAAVERAVKVSARPAVGIAAHWFGHRRLDFRPRERWRPGTVITVDLRLRGVKAGPGAYGTQRRTIRYRVGRDQVSVIDAARHTMTVRQGGRAVVVLPVTAGDDANPTYNGTMVILERQSRTRMDGDTVGFGGEYDIPDVPHAMRLTRSGTFLHGNYWAPPEVFGGLNTSHGCVGLKDIKGGGPHTPAGWFFGHSIVGDTVVVEHSPERTVAPDNGLGGWNMPWELWRAGSALARPAAAPAAVRPLPPHHPRSWD, from the coding sequence ATGACCGCCCATCAGCAGAACCGATCAGGGGACCGAGCGAAGACCCGTGCGGACGTCCGTGTGCGGGGCAGGGGGCGGGGCCGGGTGCCGGACCGGGGCCGGGCGAGCGGGCGAGCGGCGGTGCGGGCGGCCCGCCGGGTCCGCGTCGTCCTCGCCGCCGCGGCCGGGCTCGCCTCAGTGGTGGCGCTGGCCGGCTGCAGGGACGCCGAGGTGTTCGTCGGCGGCACACCGCGCTCCCCGGGGGCGGCGATCAGCGTCGTCCCCCATGACGGGGCGCACGGTGTACGGGCCGACGGGCGGTTCGAGGTCCGGGTGCCCGAGGGGCGGCTGGAGCGGGTCGAGGTCAGCCGGACCGGTGGCGCCGGCCGGCAGCCCGTCGCCGGGCGGATCACCCCGGACGGTATGACCTGGCGCCCGGCGGCCGGGCGCCTCCAGGCCGGCGCGAAGTACAGCGTCGACGCGGTGGCGCTGGACGGTGCGGGCCATCGCTCGGCCCGCCACACCACCTTCACCACCGCCGTGCCCGTCCGCCGCTTCACCGCCCACTTCTCGCCGCAGGGCGACGCCACGGTCGGCACCGGCATGATCTTCTCGTTGGTCTTCAACCGGCCGGTCGCCGACCGCGCGGCCGTCGAACGCGCCGTCAAGGTCAGCGCCCGGCCCGCCGTCGGAATCGCCGCCCACTGGTTCGGCCACCGCCGGCTGGACTTCCGGCCCCGGGAGCGCTGGCGGCCGGGCACCGTGATCACCGTCGATCTGCGGCTGCGCGGGGTGAAGGCCGGGCCGGGCGCCTACGGGACGCAGCGCCGGACCATCCGCTACCGGGTGGGCCGGGACCAGGTCAGCGTCATCGATGCCGCCCGGCACACCATGACGGTGCGCCAGGGCGGCCGGGCGGTGGTGGTGCTGCCGGTCACCGCGGGCGACGACGCGAACCCCACCTACAACGGGACGATGGTGATCCTGGAGCGGCAGTCGAGGACGCGGATGGACGGCGACACCGTCGGTTTCGGCGGCGAGTACGACATCCCGGACGTGCCGCACGCCATGCGGCTCACCAGGTCAGGGACCTTCCTGCACGGCAACTACTGGGCACCGCCCGAGGTCTTCGGCGGCCTCAACACCAGCCACGGCTGCGTCGGGCTGAAGGACATCAAGGGCGGCGGCCCCCACACCCCGGCCGGCTGGTTCTTCGGCCACTCGATCGTCGGCGACACCGTCGTGGTGGAGCACTCCCCGGAGCGTACGGTCGCGCCGGACAACGGCCTCGGCGGCTGGAACATGCCCTGGGAGCTGTGGCGGGCCGGGTCCGCGCTGGCCCGGCCGGCGGCCGCCCCGGCAGCCGTCCGCCCCCTGCCTCCGCACCACCCCCGCAGTTGGGACTAA
- a CDS encoding Ig-like domain-containing protein, with amino-acid sequence MLLLVTACGGDVDDGKPAGKAGEKDASQAAVTIAPKDGAHNVATSGALKVTAQKGRLKSVKVKDGKGNEVDGKIAGSGALWQPSGHLGASTEYTVDAIAVDGKGREAAEHSRFTTLVPKNTFIGQYTPENGQQVGVGMPVSIHFTRGITDPKAVEDAIKVSAKPSVPVEGHWFGNDRLDFRPEKYWAAGTKVTLKLDLNGVEGRPGVYGTQAKEVSFTVGRSQVSTVDAESKKMTVVRDGKKIKTIPITSGGPGTETYNGKMVISEKHQVTRMNGDTVGFGGEYDIKDVPHAMRLSTSGTFIHGNYWSGRATFGTRNASHGCVGLFDQRGGGDSSTPAAWFFRNSVVGDVVIVKNSHDETIQPDNGFSDWNLSWEKWKARQ; translated from the coding sequence ATGCTGCTGCTGGTGACCGCATGCGGCGGTGACGTCGATGACGGCAAACCGGCCGGCAAGGCGGGGGAGAAGGACGCCTCGCAGGCGGCGGTGACGATAGCGCCCAAGGACGGCGCGCACAACGTCGCCACCAGCGGCGCGCTGAAGGTGACCGCCCAGAAGGGCAGGCTCAAGTCCGTCAAGGTCAAGGACGGCAAGGGCAACGAGGTCGATGGGAAGATAGCGGGCAGCGGCGCCCTGTGGCAGCCGAGCGGCCACCTGGGCGCCTCGACGGAGTACACCGTCGACGCCATAGCGGTGGACGGCAAGGGCCGGGAAGCCGCCGAGCACTCCCGCTTCACCACCCTCGTCCCCAAGAACACCTTCATCGGCCAGTACACCCCCGAGAACGGCCAGCAGGTCGGCGTCGGGATGCCGGTCTCGATCCACTTCACCCGCGGTATCACCGACCCCAAGGCCGTCGAGGACGCCATCAAGGTCAGCGCGAAGCCGTCGGTCCCCGTCGAGGGCCACTGGTTCGGCAACGACCGGCTCGACTTCCGCCCCGAGAAGTACTGGGCGGCCGGCACCAAGGTCACCCTCAAGCTCGACCTCAACGGCGTCGAGGGCCGGCCCGGGGTCTACGGCACCCAGGCCAAGGAGGTCTCCTTCACCGTCGGCCGCAGCCAGGTCAGCACGGTCGACGCCGAGTCGAAGAAGATGACCGTGGTCCGCGACGGCAAGAAGATCAAGACCATCCCGATCACCTCGGGCGGGCCGGGCACCGAGACGTACAACGGCAAGATGGTGATCAGCGAGAAGCACCAGGTGACGCGGATGAACGGCGACACCGTCGGCTTCGGCGGCGAGTACGACATCAAGGACGTCCCGCATGCGATGCGGCTGAGCACCTCCGGCACGTTCATCCACGGCAACTACTGGTCGGGCCGCGCGACCTTCGGCACCCGTAACGCCAGCCATGGCTGTGTGGGCCTCTTCGACCAGCGAGGTGGCGGCGACAGCTCCACCCCGGCGGCGTGGTTCTTCCGTAACTCCGTCGTCGGCGATGTGGTCATCGTCAAGAACTCGCACGACGAAACGATCCAGCCGGACAACGGCTTCAGCGACTGGAACCTCTCCTGGGAGAAGTGGAAGGCCCGTCAGTAG
- a CDS encoding enoyl-CoA hydratase-related protein has translation MTVNLEVADGVGTIRLDRPPMNALDIATQDRLRELAEEVTRRDDVRAVVVWGGEKVFAAGADIKEMQAMDHPAMVVRSKALQDSFTAVARIPKPVVAAITGYALGGGCELALCADFRIAGDNAKLGQPEILLGLIPGAGGTQRLARLVGPSKAKDLIFTGRHVKADEALALGLVDRVVPAAEVYEQAHAWAARLAAGPALALRAAKESVDGGLETDIDTGLTIERNWFAGLFATEDRETGMRSFVEEGPGKAKFL, from the coding sequence ATGACTGTGAATCTCGAGGTCGCCGACGGCGTCGGCACCATCCGCCTGGACCGTCCGCCGATGAACGCACTGGACATCGCCACCCAGGACCGGCTGCGCGAGCTGGCCGAGGAGGTCACCCGCCGCGACGATGTGCGTGCCGTGGTCGTCTGGGGCGGCGAGAAGGTGTTCGCGGCCGGCGCGGACATCAAGGAAATGCAGGCCATGGACCACCCGGCCATGGTGGTGCGCTCCAAGGCCCTGCAGGACTCCTTCACCGCCGTGGCCCGGATCCCCAAGCCGGTGGTCGCCGCGATCACCGGCTATGCGCTGGGCGGGGGCTGCGAGTTGGCGCTCTGCGCCGACTTCCGGATCGCCGGCGACAACGCCAAGCTCGGCCAGCCGGAGATCCTGCTGGGCCTCATCCCCGGCGCCGGCGGCACCCAGCGGCTGGCGCGGCTGGTGGGCCCGTCCAAGGCCAAGGACCTGATCTTCACCGGCCGTCATGTGAAGGCCGACGAGGCGCTTGCGCTCGGCCTGGTCGACCGGGTGGTGCCGGCCGCGGAGGTCTACGAGCAGGCGCACGCCTGGGCGGCACGGCTGGCGGCCGGTCCCGCACTGGCACTGCGGGCCGCCAAGGAATCCGTCGACGGAGGCCTGGAGACCGACATCGACACCGGCCTCACGATCGAACGCAACTGGTTCGCGGGGCTGTTCGCGACCGAGGACCGGGAGACCGGCATGCGCAGCTTCGTCGAGGAAGGGCCGGGCAAGGCCAAGTTCCTCTGA
- a CDS encoding ATP-binding protein → MMGGMAGLEGMEQPRPRSDPAAARWDIPGPDADTAPAPRAPAFAAPDPAGDPALGEVRLPSRPQSAGIARRLTAAVLLRQWSLTPQLAEHAVLLVSELVGNAVRHTGARTFGLRMLRRRGWIRIEVRDPSRGLPCLMPVQEMDLSGRGLFLVDKLSDRWGVDLLPRGKTTWFEMRIADR, encoded by the coding sequence ATGATGGGAGGCATGGCGGGCCTCGAAGGAATGGAGCAGCCGCGGCCCCGGAGCGATCCGGCCGCCGCACGATGGGACATCCCCGGTCCGGACGCAGACACCGCACCGGCCCCTCGCGCACCGGCCTTTGCGGCCCCCGATCCGGCCGGTGACCCGGCTCTCGGAGAGGTGCGGTTGCCCTCGCGCCCCCAGTCCGCCGGTATCGCGCGCCGGCTGACCGCCGCCGTACTCCTCAGGCAGTGGTCCCTGACGCCCCAGCTCGCCGAGCACGCCGTGCTGCTGGTGTCCGAGCTCGTCGGCAACGCCGTGCGGCACACCGGCGCCCGCACGTTCGGGTTGCGGATGCTGCGCCGCCGCGGCTGGATCCGGATCGAGGTGCGCGACCCGTCCCGCGGCCTGCCCTGCCTGATGCCGGTCCAGGAGATGGACCTCAGCGGCCGCGGCCTCTTCCTCGTCGATAAGCTCTCCGACCGCTGGGGGGTGGATCTGCTGCCCCGCGGCAAGACCACCTGGTTCGAGATGCGGATCGCCGACCGCTGA
- a CDS encoding thioredoxin domain-containing protein, with translation MPVSASPTRKLAAIGAVIALVVAVIAIGVAVGKSVEGDRGTGRSNAPEAAASDAPAEDPAQQKMFDDLAKRTTRREDGDPLAVGRKDAPVVLVEYADYQCSFCGRFTRETQPGLIKKFVDAGTLRIEFRNFTVFGADSERAARASWAAGQQGKFWQLHDELYAKTRKGKALAEDKLVELARSSGVADIDKFRADMKSEDAERALKKDQAEGYQLGVQSTPSFLINGRPVAGAQPAEVFAQGIKDAAARADKKGPTDKNGSKAKDGPAAKGAGE, from the coding sequence ATGCCCGTTTCCGCCTCTCCCACCCGCAAACTGGCCGCCATCGGCGCGGTCATCGCCCTTGTCGTCGCCGTCATCGCCATCGGGGTCGCCGTCGGCAAGTCCGTCGAGGGCGACCGCGGCACCGGCCGCAGCAACGCCCCCGAGGCCGCCGCCTCCGACGCGCCCGCGGAGGACCCCGCACAGCAGAAGATGTTCGACGACCTCGCCAAGCGGACCACCCGGCGCGAGGACGGCGATCCGCTGGCCGTCGGCAGGAAGGACGCCCCGGTGGTCCTGGTGGAATACGCCGACTACCAGTGCTCGTTCTGCGGCCGCTTCACCCGCGAGACCCAGCCCGGACTGATCAAGAAGTTCGTCGACGCGGGCACCCTGCGCATCGAATTCCGCAACTTCACCGTCTTCGGCGCCGACTCCGAGCGGGCCGCCCGTGCCTCCTGGGCCGCCGGGCAACAGGGCAAGTTCTGGCAGCTCCACGACGAGCTGTACGCCAAGACCCGTAAGGGCAAGGCGCTTGCCGAGGACAAGCTCGTGGAGCTGGCCCGCAGCAGCGGTGTGGCCGATATCGACAAGTTCCGTGCGGACATGAAGAGCGAGGACGCCGAGCGCGCGCTGAAGAAGGATCAGGCCGAGGGGTACCAGCTCGGGGTGCAGTCCACGCCGTCCTTCCTCATCAACGGCCGCCCGGTCGCCGGGGCCCAGCCCGCCGAGGTCTTCGCCCAGGGCATCAAGGACGCCGCGGCGCGGGCGGACAAGAAGGGGCCGACGGACAAGAACGGGTCGAAGGCGAAGGACGGACCGGCGGCCAAGGGAGCCGGGGAATGA
- a CDS encoding cytochrome c biogenesis CcdA family protein: protein MNDIGYLAAFLGGALALLSPCSALLLPAFFAYSLSTPGRLVARTGVFYLGLATTLVPLGAASTVASRLFNGHRDLLIAVGGWVVIAMGLAQIFGLGFASRRAQEAAAKITPRSAVSTFLLGCVYGLAGFCAGPILGAVLTVTAVSGSPVYGASMLAVYALGMALPLFVLALLWDRCKLGTRGWLRGREFTLGKLRLHTTSVLSGVFFIGIGVLFLRFNGTSALPGILDADDEFRAEEWAARIGNAVPDYALIAVAALIVAAVLGRIALRPEKKPRSEADPSESGAERPREGAE, encoded by the coding sequence ATGAACGACATCGGCTACCTGGCGGCGTTCCTGGGCGGTGCGCTGGCGCTGCTCAGCCCGTGCAGCGCGCTGCTGCTGCCCGCGTTCTTCGCGTACTCCCTCTCGACGCCCGGCCGGCTGGTGGCCCGTACGGGGGTGTTCTATCTGGGGCTGGCCACGACGCTGGTGCCGCTCGGCGCGGCCAGTACGGTGGCCAGCCGGCTGTTCAACGGCCACCGCGATCTGCTGATCGCCGTCGGCGGCTGGGTGGTCATCGCGATGGGGCTGGCCCAGATTTTCGGCCTGGGCTTCGCCTCCCGGCGTGCCCAGGAGGCCGCGGCGAAAATCACCCCGCGGTCGGCCGTCTCCACCTTTCTGCTCGGCTGTGTCTACGGGCTCGCCGGTTTCTGCGCGGGCCCGATTCTCGGCGCGGTGCTGACGGTGACGGCGGTCAGCGGCTCACCGGTGTACGGCGCCTCGATGCTCGCCGTCTACGCACTGGGCATGGCGCTGCCGCTGTTCGTGCTGGCGCTCTTGTGGGACCGCTGCAAACTCGGCACCCGGGGCTGGCTGCGGGGCCGTGAATTCACCCTCGGAAAACTGCGGCTGCACACCACCTCGGTGCTGTCCGGGGTGTTCTTCATCGGTATCGGCGTGCTGTTCCTGCGTTTCAACGGGACCAGCGCGCTGCCCGGAATCCTCGACGCGGACGACGAATTCCGGGCCGAGGAATGGGCGGCGCGGATCGGGAACGCCGTACCGGACTATGCACTGATCGCGGTGGCCGCGCTGATCGTCGCCGCGGTGCTCGGCCGTATTGCGCTACGGCCCGAGAAGAAGCCGAGGAGCGAGGCCGACCCGTCGGAGTCCGGAGCGGAACGGCCACGGGAAGGGGCCGAATAG